One genomic segment of Hordeum vulgare subsp. vulgare chromosome 2H, MorexV3_pseudomolecules_assembly, whole genome shotgun sequence includes these proteins:
- the LOC123427078 gene encoding uncharacterized protein ycf20: MACAPNYIATGLASYGLYTGARVLSPSYRNFPQKSSYKFLKVRALQGNDGGRRLIDIIRIIPELSRNYFKSGSRRALFGGIALLGGFYVAQTISLSFGALAVNDVIAAVVCVLLTEYVTKFYYSRPKVTFAVALLNNFKMGFTYGLFIDAFKLAS; this comes from the coding sequence CCTTGCCAGCTATGGGTTATATACGGGGGCAAGGGTACTCTCACCAAGCTACAGGAACTTCCCACAGAAATCCTCTTACAAGTTTCTCAAGGTCCGTGCCCTGCAGGGAAATGACGGTGGTAGAAGGCTGATTGACATAATCCGAATCATCCCTGAGCTGTCAAGAAACTATTTCAAAAGCGGGTCCAGGAGAGCTCTTTTTGGCGGCATCGCGCTGCTGGGTGGCTTTTATGTTGCGCAGACAATATCCCTGTCATTCGGTGCCTTGGCCGTGAACGATGTTATAGCAGCGGTTGTGTGTGTCCTGCTGACCGAGTATGTCACAAAGTTCTACTACAGCCGACCTAAGGTTACCTTCGCCGTCGCACTTCTCAACAATTTCAAGATGGGCTTCACATATGGCCTTTTCATTGATGCCTTCAAGCTTGCCAGCTGA